The window AAACTGCAACTTCACAGAGTGCTATCCTTTTATACAATGATAAAAAACATAAAAAACAGTATTCCTAAGGATACAGATATACTTATTGTTTCTCTTTACAATGACGAAAAGATTCAGGAACAGGTTCATGAACTTAAGCGTTCAGGACACGACGTTGAGACCTGGATTATTTCTGAAAGCGAGGTGGAATAATGTCGAAATTGTTTTTGCTCTCTAATATATTACAAGGTTTTGCCTTGATGCCCTTTAATTTTTTTATTATGCAGCTTGTACTTCCGGCGGACACCGCCCTTATTTTATCAGTTCTCCTGGTGGTTATTACCTTTGTGGCAACACTGATATGCAGCTTGAATATAAAAGCCTATTTGTATAACCCTGTATCCTTGGCTGTATCAATTCTCATAGCAGTTGTCGGTACAGGGACTGACCTTGGCAGACTAATTGTGACCATAATGTGCATGTTTGTTTTTCTCAGTACATGGTACAGTATAAAAAATGAAAACGATTTCTCTATGCAGACCGCCGTATTTGCACTTATCATAAATGTGGTGTATGGGGTAATAAACAAGGTTGCAGCTATGAGTGACAGTGTACTATATGGAAATGCAGCTATATGCATTTCGGTTATCTCTGCCGTTATACTTCTGATAGTAAGACAGGTAGATGACTCCAGAAGCTTTGGAAGAGCAGCCATGGATATAAGCAGAACCCAACGAAAGAATAACAGGATATTCGGCGGAGTAATACTTTTGGTACTTATCTTAATGGGTACGTTGGGACGGGTATCTGAAATTTACAAATTCGTACTAAGCTTAATAGCAAAAATATTTAGTTTTTTAGGTATGCTCCTAAGTCCCGGAGCAACACATGCCGAAGAAAGGCAAATGCAGCAATTTCCCGAGGCAAAAGCATCCTCAAGCCTCTTTGAGCAAATACTAAAGATAGTACTTGACGTATTGGCGATAATTCTCATAGTAGTGTTTACAGTCTACCTTTTGTACACAATAACTAAATTGATAACAAAGTTAATACGCAGTATCGCCGGATGGCTTGCAAACAGAGAAGCGACAGCCATAATAATAAATGAAAACGGACTCATTGATGAAAAGCAGAGTCTTTACGGTAAAAATCTAAAGAAAATCACTAACAGATTTCTTGACAGGGCGAAAGGATTATTCAGCAGAGAAGTACCTTATAACAAATTACCTGATGGGAAAGCTAAAATAAGAAGACTGTTCAGAAACTTTGTTGATAAATCAATAGGGATTGGGGTTGCCGTAAAAAAATCTTCAACTGCAGAGGAGATTTCAAAAGGTGCTTCGGATACAGTGCCAACTGAAACAGGGATTAACAGTTTAATGTCTAAAAACTATAATGCAGTACGTTATGGTGAGATGGAGCCATCTCCAAAAGATTTGGAGACTTTGGAAAAAAAGTTTAATATATAGGTATTCGTTGACAAAAAACTATAAATAATATATAGTGGTTTTATATAGAACCACTATTTTTTATGAAGAGAGATGTTGCAGGTGGATATTATAGACGCTTTAATGCAGGCGGGTTTCACCAGACACGAGTCTGTTTTGTATGTTACTCTCTGCAGGGAAGGTGAGCTTACCGGATATGAAGCCTCCAAGCTCACAGGAATTCCACGGTCAAATGCGTATCTTGGCCTTGCCGGCTTGTGCGACAAGGGCGGTGCTTACAAAATAAGCAGTGAAACGGCTCAATATGGTGCGTTGCCTGTAAATGAGCTTGTGGAAAATCTCAAGAGAAGGTTTTCGCAAATCATACAGGTAATAGAAGAGATTCCAAAGGTCAATATACCAAAGGATACCTTTGTAACAATTAACGGTGCCCAGCAGATAGTTAATAAGATGAAGAACCTGATAAATGAAGCCCAATACAGGATATATATATCCATAGCCAGAAACCAACTGGAGCTTGTTCACAAGGAACTTATCTATGCTAAGGAGAGGGGACTCAAAGTAGTTCTGATAACCTCTGATTGTAACGGTATGGAAGGTTTTACCTGTTACAGGTCTCAAAAGAAACCCGGAAGCGTCAGGCTTATTACGGATTCCTCCAATGTTCTGACGGGACATATAAGTGAGTTTGATGCTACAGGATTATTTTCAATGAATAAAAATATGGTTGATGTTATAAAAGATTCTTTAACAAACGAAATCAAACTGATAAATATAAAAAATAATCAGAATTGAAATATAACCTATATAACAAAAGAGGTTTATTAATATTCAAACTAAATTAAGAGAGGTGTACATTATGACAGAATACTATTCAACAAAAACGAACTTTTTCGGTAATTCAAATCCGGAAAAGTTAATAAAGGAATATGGGAGTCCCTTATATGTCTACAATGAAAAAATATTAAGACAAAAATGCAGAGATATGAAGAATCTTGTGGATTACAAAAACTTCATTCCCAACTACTCCATAAAAGCAAATTCAAACCTTACTGTTCTGAAAATCGTGAAGGAAGAAGGACTCAGAGCTGATGCAATGTCTGCAGGAGAAATCCAGCTTTTGCTTCACGCAGGGTTTAAGCCTGAAAATCTGTTTTTTGTTCCAAACAACGTATCGGAAGCAGAACTAAAGTATGCAGTTGAAAATGGTGTACTGGTAAGTGTGGATTCACTTTCACAGCTTGAAATTCTGGGTAAAATCAATCAGGGAGGAAAGGCTGCTGTAAGGTTTAATCCGGGAGTTGGAGCAGGACACCATGAAAAGGTTGTAACAGCCGGAAAGAAAACAAAATTTGGAGTAAACATTGATTGTGTGAATGAAGTTAAGGCAATTGCTAAAAAGTATAATATGAAAATATGCGGTGTAAACCAACACATAGGCTCATTGTTTATGGAAGGTGATTCATATATCGAAGGTGTAAAATCCTTACTTGCAGTAGCAGAACAATTTGAAGATATAGATTTCGTAGATATGGGCGGCGGTTTCGGAATACCTTATAAAAAGCAGGAAGGCCAAGAACCCCTTGATTTGGCAAGCTTCAAGGAAAAGCTTACACAGGTTCTGGAACAGTGGACTGACAAATATGGAAAGAAGATTCTGTTCAAAACTGAGCCCGGCCGCTATATAGTTGCAGAAAGCGGAGTATTACTGGGTAATGTTTATGCCACTAAGGCCAACTACGGGAACAAATATGTTGGAACCGACATAGGCTTCAATGTGTTGGCAAGACCTGTTATGTACGATTCACACCATGATATTGAAGTATACAGAAACGGAAATCCTTTAAATGACAGTGAAGTGGAGGAAGTAACTGTAGTAGGTAATATCTGCGAAAGCGGTGATATTATTGCAAAAAACAGAGAACTCCCTGTTATAAATCAAGGAGATATTCTTGGGATAATGGATGCGGGTGCCTACGGTTTTGCAATGAGTTCAAACTACAATATGAGACTAAGACCTGCAGAAGTTCTTATCAAGGAAGACGGCGAGCCTGTGCTGATAAGACGCAGGGATACTTTTGAGGACTTGATAGCAAACTTCAATATATAATGAGAATTGCAAGCTATGATAGAAAAGAGGATTAATGATGAATAAGGTAAAAATAGGCATTATAGGATACGGTAATATCGGTAAGGGCGTTGAAGCGGCAATAAGACAGAGCAGTGATACAGAATTGGTTGCCGTATTTACCAGAAGAAATCCTGAAAGTGTAGTTTTGAAGACTCCCGGAGTAAAAGTTGTAGAGATTAAAGATGCTGAAAAATATAAAAATGATATAGATGTAATGATTCTTTGCGGGGGTTCAGCAACGGACCTTCCTGAACAAGGGCCTGAATTTGCGGCTATGTTCAATATTGTTGACAGCTTTGATACACATGCAAAGATTCCTGAGTATTTCGCAACGGTAAATAAGGCTGCCATGGCTGCAAATAAAACCTCTGTTATATCAGTTGGATGGGACCCAGGATTATTCTCAATGATAAGAATGTTATCAGGTGCAATTCTGCCCGAAGGCAACGATTATACATTTTGGGGTAAAGGGGTAAGCCAGGGACATTCTGATGCAATCAGAAGAGTAACAGGAGTAAAGAATGCCATTCAGTATACTATTCCTATAGATGATGCCGTTGAAAGTGTAAGAAACGGTAAAAACCCTGAACTGTCCACTAGGCAGAAGCATTTGAGAGAGTGTTTTGTCGTAGCAGAAGAAGGTGCAGATAAGGCTAAAATTGAAGCTGACATAAAGAATATGCCTAATTATTTTGCAGACTATGACACAATAGTACATTTTGTAAGTGAAGATGAGCTTAAAAGCAATCATTCCAGAATGCCACATGGTGGATTTGTATTCAGAAGCGGTAAGACAGGTATAGATACGGTTAACAACCACATTATAGAATTTTCACTCAAACTGGACAGCAATCCTGAATTTACTGCAAATGTATTGGTTGCCTATGCAAGGGCGGCTGTACGCATGAATAGAGAAGGCTGCCATGGAGCAAAGACGGTATTTGACGTACCACTGTCATACTTGTCTGCAAAGAGCCATGCTGAACTTATAAAGGGACTTTTATAATCGAATTTAGAACCAAAACTCATTATTTGCCATAGTATGTAGTATTATTTTTATGTCTGCAGCTATGCGGGTAGGAGGTATTAATGAGTGGTTCGGCATTAGACAATGTGACTTGGAAAGGCAACAGCAGAAAGATGTATAAAGCAGTAATGTCTGCAGTTCCTTCAATTTTCAGGTCCACTATAAAGCGTGAGATTGAGAGTTGGGTTGTGGAGCACAAAGTTAAAGTTGTTACTGAAGATTTGCTTTTAAAAATGTTTCACGAAAAAGCTCCAAAGGGCTATAAACAAAAGCTTGGCCCGAAACTTGAAGCAATGAAAACAACCCGTGAAGAAACACGGGGCGAATCAGAAGAAGAAGTTATTGATTCAGAAGAATAATAATTTAATTAAAAAATGGCAGGTACAACACACTCGTGAGTGTAAGTTGTATCTGCCATTTTTTGTCGTATAATGGAAAAATTAGCCACCATATACAACATAAAGGAGGTATATAGCTACATAATTTATAGATTTTAGTGAGATTATTGATTAACTATTAAAAGCTTGATATTATACCAGTAATAGACAATAGAGGAGGTGACATTTTAGTAAAAAAGGGTTTTATTGTTGTTCTTGTAATACTAATGACAGTGGTATTCAATTCAGGTATTTCATCAGTTGACGTAATTGTATTGGTCACAATGACGGTGACACTGGTGCGAAAACAGATAACGGAAGTACGTGTCAAAATTGGAGATTAGTTAATATGGACGGAGGATATTGTTAAATAGTTAACACGGGAAGAGAATAAGCTTCTGGCGTTAAGTGTATCAACAGCAAACGGGGTGATGTTACCCAATGGACTGATAATGGAGGTAAAAATCAGGAGTGGTCTCTTGTTGCTCAAGCAACAGGAAATATAACATATACACTGGTCAGAGAAAAAAATCCTAAAACTGTATATTACAACACATCAGTCTCCATATACTATGTAAACACAACATGGTGACAAACAGCATTTTTGGCCCTTTGGACTGAACTATTACAGCGAGGTAAAGACTGACGTAGATTACATAAATCATTGCAGAATTGTAAACCAGTTTAAAAAAGATGGAGTATAATTTATTATTTATGGGAGGTACTACAATTGATAAAAAATATTAATTTGGTAAAACGTATTTGTCTTATGGTTCTAGTTGCAGCAATTCTAAGCTTGAGCTTTCAGGTAAATCTATATGCAGCAGATGAGAAAGCACCGCAGATGGGAAGCTATCCTATTGAAGGCCAAATACAAGCCGCAGGTACAAATAAAGCTGAGGTAATCGTTAAGGCTGACAAATCGGGTATGGTATACTACATAGTTAGCAAATTCGTTAAAAATCCTACTGTGGAACAGATAATGGCAGGAAAGGACGGCAACGGCGCTAAGGCTTGTGCTTCAGGAACTACTGCGATAACAGCTAACGAAGAAAAGAGTATTTTAGTAGACTATCTTCCCGATTACTCTACTACATATGATTTATGGTTAGTAGCAGTGGATTCAATCGGCAATATATCTGCTCCACGCAGGACAGATATAAAAACACCGGGTGCAATTGCCGGTAATGAAGCGAAATTAGTCTACATGTCTACTATAAAGGGTAAAACAATAGGTTACTATAATATTGGAACTCCGTCTACAAAAATAGCAGGTGTAACTGCCGGCTCTATAGATTTAACACTGGCTCAGGCAATTGATGAGACCAATGCATGGCCTTACACTACATCTATTAGAGCAACATATGCAAAAGCTCCTGTTAAAGTGGTAAAGTATGCTGAAGGAGCATCAACGGCAAATTTTGAGACCGACACTGCATATGCAAATGAACCCATAATAAACAATGACTTTTTTATAATTAAGGTTACCTCAGAGGATGGCTCAAAAGTAAGCTACTACAAAATTATGGTAAAGTCACCGTTATTAACTTACAAACTGCCACAGGTGACCAATGTGACATTGGATGAGACAGGTACAGCTAAGTGGGATGATTTGGAGAACGAGTCAGGCTATGTTGTACAGTTATACAGTGAATGCGGAGATTTAGGTTCACCTGTAAGTTTACCTGCAGGCACAACCTCTTACAACTTTTTACAGGATATGAGAGCCAGAGGTGAAGGCAGCTATAACGTAATTGTAATGGGAAAAGGAGACGGCGTATTTTATACAGATGGACCTTGGTCTGTTCATTCAGCAGAACAGTCTGTAATTCGTCTCTCAACAGTAACTGAAGGTCTCAAGTGGGACGGAGATGTAGCGAAGTGGAACCAAGTACCAAATGCCGTTAGTTATACCGTACAGGCATACAAGGATGGAAAGGCATGGATAGTGCCTGTAACAGTCTCTGCTGAAAAAGCATCAGCAGGAATTGATTTCGCTGCATCTATAGCTAATGCCGGAGTAGGTAAATATACATATACAGTAAAGGCAAATGGAAACAGCACACTTATTCTGGATGCAACGGCTGAATCACAGTTATCCAATGAAAACATAAAGTCAGCACCTGTAAGCAGCACAGTATTAAGTACTACATCAACAATAAAAGGTACTGCAATCAGCGACGTTGGAACTCCAAATGCTGATAAAAATCTGGTAACACCGGGTAGAGTAACCATAAGTGCAACCAAGGCACAAGATACTTCTAATGCAGGAGCATATATAACCTCCTTTAAGCTCAATGATCCAAAATCAAAAGTTAGAGTTGTAAAATATGCAAATGGAGCTTCAACTGCAAACTTTGCAAAGGATTATGCATATACTAACGCGACTATAAATAATAATGATTTCTTCCTGATTCAAGTAACAGCAAACGATAATTCAACATGTTACTACAAAATTATGGTGACTGTAGAAGGAACAATACCAAGCTTGGGCTACTATCCTATGGCCGGGCCTATACAGGCAGCGGGTACTAGGAACGCTGAGATGACAGTAAAATCAAATCAATCGGGAAAAGTGTACTATGTAGTTACCGGAAAAGCTGATTCATATGACCCGAATCCTACAAAGGAACAGGTATTGGCCGGTAAAAACGGAAAAGGCGTGAATGGATTTGCTTCAGGAAATGTTTCCGTAACCGCTAATGTAGAGGAGAGTATTATAATAAATAATCTTCCTTACTATTCCACAAGGTATAATGTATGGGCAGTAGCTGTTAATGAAGAAGGAAACATGTCAGCACCATACAGAGCAGAAGTAATAACACCCGGACAGACAGCAGGCAGTGAGGCCAAATTAGACTATATGTCCAAAATAAAAGGCAAAGCCATAGGTTACAGCAATGTTGGTACACCTGCGTCTACAATAGAAGGTGCAAAAGCTGGAACAATGTCCTTGGCTATCACGGCAGCACAAGATGAATCAAATATCGGAGCATATATTACATTGCTCAGAGGAACTTATTCAGAAGCAAACATAAGAGCTGTCAAGTATTCCGCAGGAGCTTCTACAAAAAACTTTGAAACAGATGAGGCATACACTAACACTACTATAGCAAACAATGACTTTTTTATTATAAAAGTTACCTCAGAGAATAAGAAAACAGTCAGCTACTACAAAATCATAGTAAAAGTAAATCCTTAATTAGTTTGGCAATGGGGTTGCAGTAAAACAGCTAGTTTTTTGATTTTGCTACAACCCCTGCTACTTTATTGAGATACCGGTTTCTTTTTGTTTTTTAGCAGAAGGGCTGCAACCAGTCCTATAACAGCAATAACACCTGCTGTTATGAACATATTTCTGTAGCCTGCACTTATTGCAGTCTGAAAAGTATTTTCAATAGTCGCTCTTGCGCTCTCAATTTTATTAAGATAATCCAGCTTCCAATCGCTGAAAATTTTGTCCAGATTAATTTGAGAAGCAGCTCCTTTTGGTGCGGCTGACATTGCTCCAAGTATTTTATCCTTGATTGTCGGTATTACTTTATCAAGCATGTTTGAAGAAAAATCTTTCAGAACATCTACAACATTGGTAACATCAGCTGATTTGAGCTTTTCTATGGCAGTACTTGAAATACCTCCGCCGTTTGTCATTTTTGACATATCAAAGTAGCCGGACACATATTGAGAACCGGGGAACGTAGGTGCGGAAGGTTCAGGCATTACTGCCATTACTTTACCCTGTACACTCTTACCTGCTTCTGCTATAAAGTTAATCATAATATTCGGTGAAACAGCTACTCCGATTGACCTTATTAAAGATAAGGTAGACAAGGCTGAAGCTGATTCTCTTTCACCCACAAATGACAGCATGAGGTAATTCAGTGGAGTACCCATGGTAAAGCCCATACCAAAACCCACAAAAATCAGTCCAATCATTATTGAAGCAAAGCTTGGGTGAGCAGTTGTAAAAAACGCCAGGAAGAAAGTTCCAAAAGCCGTACAAAGCATACCCAGAACGGTTACCAGTTTTGCAGAGTATTTATCAATGAATTTGCCTCCAAGAGGTGCACTGATTCCTGCAAAAACCGACATCAAGGTAACCAGATATCCTCCGTTTCCGGTTTTTATCTTTAGAATGTTTTCAGCAAATTGAGGGATGAAAACAACTGCCATAAGGCCAACCCCTGTTATAAAGCCCAAAATAAGAGTCAAAAGTATCTGACGCTCTTTAAAATATCTCAGGTTTAAAATGGGGTCGTCTGCTTTTGATTCTATAAGAATAAATAAAGGCAAACAAATAACAAATAAAATCAGGAAAGGATAAACATGTAAATCCTTTATACTCTCAGAAAAATTGAAGTAGTTCAGGTTAGTAAGAGCATACATAAGGCTTAAAATCATAATACTCAGTACCAGACTACCCTTTAAATCCATTCTCTTGTTATTTTCCCCAAGGTTCTCTTTAAGAGTGTAGCTTAATGCCAGAATCAACAAACATATAGGAAGGTTAATAAAGAATATCCATCCCCAATGGTCGACTCCTGCAATATCCAGAATGGAAGAACCCATAGTAGGGCCCAAAATTGTGGCGATGCCGTAAACTCCTCCTACAAAACCCAGTGCAGTTCCTCTTTTTTCGGGAGGGAAGCTGTTTCCTATAAAAGCATTTGCTATAGGCATGATTCCGCCTCCGCCAATAGCCTGAATAACTCTTGCTATAAGGAAGAATGTGAAATTGCCGTAAAAATTGGATATACCGCAGAGAAAGGAACCAACCGCAAAAATAACTATGCTGGTCAGATATACCTTCTTACGTCCGTATCTGTCAGATAACTTGCTGACAATGGGCATAGCAACTGCATATGCCAAAGTGTAAATAGTAACCATCCAGACACTTAAAGACTCACTGATGCCAAAGCTGTTTTTAATTACAGTTCTTGCCGGGGAGACAATACCGCTGTCTATAGCCCCCATAAAAATACCCAACAGAAAAATTGCCAATACAATAAATCTTTTTTTATTGTCATTATTAGTATTCATTTTTTTCTCCTTTTTTGAACAATGTTCATTTAATAATAAAAAATTTTTAAATATTCATATGACTATACAATTCATCAAATGAAATATACTTGGTTTTGCTCAGGTACATCAGGTTTGAGACAATAAATTGAGACAAACTGTGTGGTGTCAGCATTGATTTTATTGTCCCGTTATCTTTTTCAATATTTAAAATACCTTCAACTGAGATATAAAGGTCTTTCATATCATTGTTTCTTTCAGGACTGTAGCCTTTTTGCATTGAAATCTCGTAAAAAATGGAAAGGTACTTATCTACAAAGCTGTCAAGATAAATGTAAATCTCTCTGATTTTTTCCTTTAGAGGTAACTTTGAAAATTTAAGGCTTTCCGACAGTCCTATAATCTTTCTCCAGTCGTCCATAAAAATTTCATGAACAAACTTTTCTTTGTTTTCAAAGTAGTTGTAAAAAGTACCTATACCGATACCGCAGTTTTTGGCAATATCCCGTATGTTCAGTTCCTTGTAGCTCTTGTCAATAAGAGTTTCTCTGCCTTCTAATATTAAGTTTTCCTTTATATTTTCAATTATCTTTGGCACATAATCACCTTTATATGAACGATGTTCATATTATAACACCCTGCATAAAAAAATAAAAGTTTAAAATTGCACAAAAAAATGTTTATTAGTCCGGGTATAAATATTCTATTGCAGGAAAATCTTTTAATACATAGAATATGTGTAGTAGCAGAAAGGGGATGAGAACATAAGTGGAGCAAATAAATGAAATATACCCGGAAAAGCCCTGGGAGCTTAAACCCTGTAAATTAGAAGATTTGGAGAGTAAAACAAGGCTAAGAATGGGTAATGAATACTGGGAGAAAAACAAGGAAGATTTAATACAAAAGTGGAAGGAATCCGTAAGCATTGAAAGCAAAAGGATAAAACTGCTGCGTTTTCTCTCTGAGAAGGATAAAGTTACCTTAAATGAAATTTATGAGGCTATGGGAGAAAAAGATAAAAACGAAGTTCTTAAAATATTGGCAGTCATGAAATTTCAAAAACTTATAGAAGGTATTGATAACAGGTTAATTATGATTAATGACCTGGGAAAAGAATACCTGAAGAATTCTTAAAGAAGAGCCTAATGGTTCTTCTTTATTTTTTATGGTTAACGATAAATTTAGTTTATATAGTTGAATAACTTGATTTTAATTTTAAAATCATTTACAATATAAACATTAAATGGCAAATAATTCATTAGTTTGGCAAAAAAATAAAATATTATAAGATTTTCTAAAAAATGTAATTAAAAATGTCGAATAAATACTTTTTTTATTTTATTATAGTACAAAGCCAAATGTCTTTAGTTTTAGACATACCTTATAAGCATAAAAAAACTAGTACAAGCTAAGATATCATAGCTTTCAAAGCACAATAACAATAACTTTATATTAATTGCAATATGATGTATTAAAAATTATAAAGTTTCAAAAGAACACCAAAGATGGGAGGTTTGAAATAGTCTATTTAGGTTCGGTTTTTTGTACAGTATTTTAAACTTAATAAGGGGGGCGTATACTAAAAAATGAAAATGAAGTCAAAAATACATTTTATTTTTTCTGCACTAATTATATCTTATTTGATTGGGGCTATGGTGTTTCTTTACGTTTCAAATGGCATAGTGAACGATAACTTCAGCAGTCTCACGGATACTTTAAATAAAGATGCAAATCAAAAAGTAAGAGGTCAATTAGAAAATGTTACAAGTCAAATTAGTTTAAGTATAGAATCAATAGAAAATCAGGTTGATGAATCGATGCTCAATGCTGCGTATGCACTTCAAGAAATTGATTCTCAAAAAACACTTACCGACGGCGAGCTTGAAGTAATTTGCAAGAAACTGGGAATGAACGATTTGTACTTAACAGACCAAAATGGCATATTTATAGCTTCAACGGAAAAAGCCGCAAAAGGGTTATCGTTGTTTTCCATATGGGAAGGATATAAAGACCTTCTAAACGGGAAAGCGCAGGTATTACCATCTACTTTGAAAATTAAAGCAGAAACAGGACAAATTTTCAAATTTACTGCAATACCCAGAAGCGGAAATAAAGGCATTATTGAAACTGCATGTGATTCCAGTGTTGTAGAAAAGGCATTAAGTATGTATGTAGATAATAGCAACACCCACGGAATTAATTCGATTCAGGTAGTTGACAGTACCGGGATTGCTCTGACACAGAACCTTAAACAGGGAGTCAAGGCACAATGGACAAAAGGTGAAAAAGTAGAGAATAGTTATGTAAAGCGAGTATTCAAAGACGGAAAAGCCATAATTATCATTAACGACAAAAACGGTGATATTTATGCTCCTGTCAAATTCGGAAGCGAAATCAGATATGTAATGCATGTCAGACTGGACACCACAATCTATTATAGCAGTGTAAGCCTTGCAGAGAAAAGTCTGAAGTCAGCAGAAAAAAGTATAAACTCAAATCTTATACTTTATACAATTATTGCCTTCTGTGTACTTCTATTCTTCCTGTTAATAATTTTACAATACCTGAGATTTGTGATAAAATCCTTGAATAAATTTGCAAGTGTTTTAAAATCCATGGGTAAAAACAGAACAGATACACTTGAAACAGTGAATGTAAAAGAGGCTGAACTCAATGAAATTCAGGATGGCATAAATATTGTTACAAAGAGCTATGAAGAAATTATTAAAACCATTAAGACAAGTATCGGTAATATAGCAGGCTTACAGCAAGAATACAGTAAAAATATGAACCATGCATTTAATACGATAAAACAGATTTCTCAGTCTTCAGGAGAAATGGCAGCCAATAACGAAAAGGAAATGAAGCATGTAGACGAAATAACAAAGGTTATGGGAATCATGATTAATACCTTGAATAACGTAAATGCTGCTACACATTCTCTTAGAGATGTGTTCAACAAGACTCATAAGTATGTAAAGACCAGTGATGAGGGTCTTAGTAAAATAACGAATGCTATGGAAAGAGTTGAAACCGAGGTTATAAACGGTCACTCCAGTATAAAACAGCTGATTAACAGTTCAAACGAAATAAGCGGAATTCTTGGGTTCATTAACAGCGTGACCTCACAAACAAATCTGTTGGCTCTTAATGCAGCCATAGAGGCAGCAAGGGCAGGGGAGGCAGGAAGGGGCTTTGCGGTAGTTGCCGAGCAAATAAGAAAGCTGGCAAATGACAG of the Ruminiclostridium papyrosolvens DSM 2782 genome contains:
- a CDS encoding TrmB family transcriptional regulator, with the protein product MLQVDIIDALMQAGFTRHESVLYVTLCREGELTGYEASKLTGIPRSNAYLGLAGLCDKGGAYKISSETAQYGALPVNELVENLKRRFSQIIQVIEEIPKVNIPKDTFVTINGAQQIVNKMKNLINEAQYRIYISIARNQLELVHKELIYAKERGLKVVLITSDCNGMEGFTCYRSQKKPGSVRLITDSSNVLTGHISEFDATGLFSMNKNMVDVIKDSLTNEIKLINIKNNQN
- the lysA gene encoding diaminopimelate decarboxylase codes for the protein MTEYYSTKTNFFGNSNPEKLIKEYGSPLYVYNEKILRQKCRDMKNLVDYKNFIPNYSIKANSNLTVLKIVKEEGLRADAMSAGEIQLLLHAGFKPENLFFVPNNVSEAELKYAVENGVLVSVDSLSQLEILGKINQGGKAAVRFNPGVGAGHHEKVVTAGKKTKFGVNIDCVNEVKAIAKKYNMKICGVNQHIGSLFMEGDSYIEGVKSLLAVAEQFEDIDFVDMGGGFGIPYKKQEGQEPLDLASFKEKLTQVLEQWTDKYGKKILFKTEPGRYIVAESGVLLGNVYATKANYGNKYVGTDIGFNVLARPVMYDSHHDIEVYRNGNPLNDSEVEEVTVVGNICESGDIIAKNRELPVINQGDILGIMDAGAYGFAMSSNYNMRLRPAEVLIKEDGEPVLIRRRDTFEDLIANFNI
- a CDS encoding diaminopimelate dehydrogenase → MNKVKIGIIGYGNIGKGVEAAIRQSSDTELVAVFTRRNPESVVLKTPGVKVVEIKDAEKYKNDIDVMILCGGSATDLPEQGPEFAAMFNIVDSFDTHAKIPEYFATVNKAAMAANKTSVISVGWDPGLFSMIRMLSGAILPEGNDYTFWGKGVSQGHSDAIRRVTGVKNAIQYTIPIDDAVESVRNGKNPELSTRQKHLRECFVVAEEGADKAKIEADIKNMPNYFADYDTIVHFVSEDELKSNHSRMPHGGFVFRSGKTGIDTVNNHIIEFSLKLDSNPEFTANVLVAYARAAVRMNREGCHGAKTVFDVPLSYLSAKSHAELIKGLL
- a CDS encoding MFS transporter; amino-acid sequence: MNTNNDNKKRFIVLAIFLLGIFMGAIDSGIVSPARTVIKNSFGISESLSVWMVTIYTLAYAVAMPIVSKLSDRYGRKKVYLTSIVIFAVGSFLCGISNFYGNFTFFLIARVIQAIGGGGIMPIANAFIGNSFPPEKRGTALGFVGGVYGIATILGPTMGSSILDIAGVDHWGWIFFINLPICLLILALSYTLKENLGENNKRMDLKGSLVLSIMILSLMYALTNLNYFNFSESIKDLHVYPFLILFVICLPLFILIESKADDPILNLRYFKERQILLTLILGFITGVGLMAVVFIPQFAENILKIKTGNGGYLVTLMSVFAGISAPLGGKFIDKYSAKLVTVLGMLCTAFGTFFLAFFTTAHPSFASIMIGLIFVGFGMGFTMGTPLNYLMLSFVGERESASALSTLSLIRSIGVAVSPNIMINFIAEAGKSVQGKVMAVMPEPSAPTFPGSQYVSGYFDMSKMTNGGGISSTAIEKLKSADVTNVVDVLKDFSSNMLDKVIPTIKDKILGAMSAAPKGAASQINLDKIFSDWKLDYLNKIESARATIENTFQTAISAGYRNMFITAGVIAVIGLVAALLLKNKKKPVSQ
- a CDS encoding TetR/AcrR family transcriptional regulator, translated to MPKIIENIKENLILEGRETLIDKSYKELNIRDIAKNCGIGIGTFYNYFENKEKFVHEIFMDDWRKIIGLSESLKFSKLPLKEKIREIYIYLDSFVDKYLSIFYEISMQKGYSPERNNDMKDLYISVEGILNIEKDNGTIKSMLTPHSLSQFIVSNLMYLSKTKYISFDELYSHMNI
- a CDS encoding methyl-accepting chemotaxis protein — translated: MKMKSKIHFIFSALIISYLIGAMVFLYVSNGIVNDNFSSLTDTLNKDANQKVRGQLENVTSQISLSIESIENQVDESMLNAAYALQEIDSQKTLTDGELEVICKKLGMNDLYLTDQNGIFIASTEKAAKGLSLFSIWEGYKDLLNGKAQVLPSTLKIKAETGQIFKFTAIPRSGNKGIIETACDSSVVEKALSMYVDNSNTHGINSIQVVDSTGIALTQNLKQGVKAQWTKGEKVENSYVKRVFKDGKAIIIINDKNGDIYAPVKFGSEIRYVMHVRLDTTIYYSSVSLAEKSLKSAEKSINSNLILYTIIAFCVLLFFLLIILQYLRFVIKSLNKFASVLKSMGKNRTDTLETVNVKEAELNEIQDGINIVTKSYEEIIKTIKTSIGNIAGLQQEYSKNMNHAFNTIKQISQSSGEMAANNEKEMKHVDEITKVMGIMINTLNNVNAATHSLRDVFNKTHKYVKTSDEGLSKITNAMERVETEVINGHSSIKQLINSSNEISGILGFINSVTSQTNLLALNAAIEAARAGEAGRGFAVVAEQIRKLANDSSEATSRIEEILGNIKKDIQCTTEGNDKQIIVITDSKSEIDSAKIALKGLIDFTIKSGEQVEEVTNNVELLRQNEKTVEEVIAVVNQAIESNAANSEELQATIESLLDSMEYLSTAQKSITTELKTLDRL